ttttattttattttattttattttattattaattatgtaaaGGAGTTGCAAACTTTAAGATAGATAGAAAATGGAAAACACAAGATTTTTataatcaagaattaaaaaaaacaaaaaattttatttttgtaactaAGTTATTAAATCGGGCttggattaaaatttaagatataggttggatagattaatataaataaatacattatcattttattcacttaaaaaaaatatataacaaaacatgtcatttaaaaaaaattaaactaaaatcattttttaaccgCGGCTGAAAATCAAATCTAGAGGCAGTTTGGGAGCGCAGTTCAACCTGCGTTcccaaaaaattttaatttttttttttgttaaaattaagtacagtttgtattttttgaatcgttttgatgtgttgatattaaaaataatttttaaaaaaataaaaaaaattattgaaatgcatttcagcacgaaaagttattaGAAAAGATATTAGTTGAGCCAGATCTATTACATGCGTTTCAGAGAATTGCtgcattattttaatatgtgaaACAGAGGTCAACAAAGTAATAAATCCTTGGTAGTATTTTGctgaaacttgaaaaaaaaatttgcttgcCGACTTTGCCTTTAGTACTGGTAGCAACAGAATCAATATGAGGTAACAAGATTGTGATTTAACACTTGTGATATAAGgttttttggggaaaaaaatttaaaaaaaaaatagcaaagtaaaagtaaaatgttaatgaagtaaaatattttgaCATTGTTGCGTTTTTATAACTgatatttactaaatattatttttttatataattatgaaatgTATAAGTAACATACATTCATCATATAAGTAGTCAAATTTTCTCATAATTATGAAATGTTAAATTTTAGGTTTCATGTAtggatcttttaatttttttgttaatattaggttgatctCATACTACAGAAGCGTCAATAGGCCacatcttatttttataatactgATGAAAAAAACGAAGTTCACACCACTGCgtcttaataattaaatatttaccGTACTAGATTTGATATCTTTAAAGAGCGATTAACTCTTGATAATGTCATGGAAGAGGACGAGGCCACTCAAGCAGGTGAAGGAGATAGATATAGTTGTACTACTGATAAGCTTGAATCATCCAGAAAATAACATAGAAGTAGATAGATggatgatttatgttttttttattttaggattacttgaatattaaataagatgaattattttttattcatttaaaatgattttgttttgattccTAGAGCTAGTTGTGGTTATGAAATGTAGAATTTGTTAATTCAAGTTATTATGGTTTTTTCAAGTCTTTTTAAATGAGATGAGATTTTGGATATAGTTTATATATAGTgaaaaatttgtttaaattctgttaaaattataaaaaaaaaaaattaactctctaaaatcataaagtaaattaaatttcatcaaaaactataattttatgaaccagcttaaaacacaaaaaaatttcaaaattagacGGTAACAAAAAAGGTTAGACTATTTCTCAAAAATATCAGGCCATTTTGGTTGTtatccaacttatttttttgaaatatcaagTAGTATCTCAAAATAATCTACAAATAAATATTGCGATTGAGAaccacaataaaattataattaatattgcaATTTATAAGGGCACCATTTAAGTAAatatcacaattttaaaatgtgatattattaaaatattatgctTACTATACTATTTCATCAACACTTTAGCATTCTGtgttatttcaaattttttttactgtgttAATTACACAATTTatccatgctttttttttttttactttttttttttttccaaatggtCCATGTGCACAATAAATTGTCAGATTTGACATTAAGCATGCGCATCATATAAAGCcatctttttttcatctttaccttttgttttatcctttcctttcctttctctgCATTGTCTCTCAGCAACAATCAAGGGCATAAAACATAAGTACAAGatgctcatcatcatcattcacCCTGGCAGGATCCATATTGAATTTGACAAGATGGTTTTTACATGAACAAAAGGCAACCCTAAAAATGCACTGTATGCAGCGATGAAACTCGTAGCTATTCTAGTctgtaaatattatttatctaagATACCATTAGAGACTTTTAGGAATCCGAAGGATGATACTATCACAAACTTCCAAAGGGCGagcttttttgtatttaaattttttttcctattaaataataaatatagtatGAATATAGTAGAAACTATCCCTCGTCCCAAAATTAAAAagctttcaaaatataaataaaatcacaataattATCATTGATTTGTTTACTCTAGTGAAAAGGGGGGGATTAAGAGAGCGAATAAGATTACAAGTCAACCTagacaaaatcttttttttaatatatccaaTGTGGTTGATATAATAAATATGATGCATGGTATGATCAAGATAAGagtcttttatgattttattcttCTTGCCCTTCCGTCTTATTAAGTTATTATCATGAATATGGCTCCTCTCTTTTATGTCTCTCTATTCCTTCTTGTTTTGGGGCCCAATTAATGTCCTGCTAGCTACAGCTTGTAGCTAGGGTTGTGTTATACATGTGAGCCATGGAACAATGACAGGACACTGAAGCAAAGCAGCTCTCTAAAGCCAAAACGACAAGATTCCAACACATCAAGTGAGCCACACCAGCAGGCAGCAGCTGCTGCAGCAGCAGCCAGTTCCTGTTTATGACCCTCCTCACCAGCTTCTCTCGCTAACACCACAATAATCATGCTCGCACCATTATCACAATCTAGGCCTGGAAAGTCTAGCCTACTCTATGATAAACTACAAAGAAATGAGCATAATTCTACAGCATTACTTATTAGAGTTTCCTTTCGTGTGTTCAAGCAATGGCTGCAAATTACGTCTACGGATCTTGTGTAGGagttgtttttctctctttcattttctttttatggtacAATATGAGCACttaattttgtataatattaaTAGCTTTCTCAGCTATATataatcctcctcctcctcctcctccttattattattattaatgtgaattGTCGAAGCTCATTAATTAACATCAATGGTACTACGTACTCTCTTCAATAAATCTCGAGTTAATTTGAACGTTTAATAATAAAGGTGATAACAAGGTTTAAACCACATCAACCACTAAAGCTTTGTCTAGTAATTAGGTTAAACTACTAAAACTAATTCTAATTACCTAATAAACGATGCTACGTATTGAGTAGCTTGCACGATTGATGTTATTGTACATGAAGTGCATCATATTTAGTACTGAAGTAGTAAATGTAAATATTTGAAATATGAaactttagtttatatatatatatatatatatatatatatatatagtacaatggctaaaaaaaaatatatccaaaataatacaattaaaaaattattttctaaaataacacAGTTTATGAGATGCATAAGTTATACTTGACTTGAGAGGTGCATGCACAACCTTCCAataagcttcttcttttttgtatgtCTCATGTGTGTGAAACACATGATAATCGATTTTTTCTTTGTGATTGGACACACATtagcatgtttaaaaaaaaaaaaaattgtttatcaCACATGTGTTACAAGTATTAACAAGTGAGCATACATGTCGTCATCCTTAAATAGCATGTGTAACTCATTAGTAGTTTTAAAAATGACTTTCTGAACTTAtctagttgaaatttttttaatggatatataACTATCATCATTGGAGATCGAAatgtttttgggatttttttttttcttttttctttgtgtttttatgttattttatctttttttctagccattaaattattttcacttCTTCTTTAATGTACATTGAATCTTTATATGCATTTTAACTTTGATACATTCAAAtgcttcaaaattattttgtatggatcCCAAAAAAAGAATGAATTGGACGAGTCGTGTGGATGCtattttaatcaataataaattgGATATTTTTGTAGAAAACCTCTACGAAAGTCACGAAgacttttcttttgcttctgcATTCCCGACGTCAATTATTGGACTAACCCATACTATTGAGGGGGGCCCTTATTCCTTTAGCTAagcttgttttatattttaatttattgggaCAATGAAGCCCTTCATTTTGGTTAAATATTACAGCAAGAGGACAACTAATTTCAGTTTGGATACAGATGAAAAATACTTAAATCTTTTGATATAACACGAGATGACTAAATATTTAAGCACAATCACACTAAATTTCTCTGCAATTTACAGCTTCAAGAGGACCGATAATATAATATTCAaactaaatattgttttaaattagatgttttcctctttatttgtttgtttttgtgtcgttttttttttaaattttatttttttatttactttaaattaatatatttttaatatttttaaattattttaatgtgttgatgttaaaaataaattttaaaaattaaaaaattatcattttataacattttcggtatgaaaaaattttttttaaaatacaaccgTAATTACACTTCTAAATATCTCATTAGTACCAtgtaaatgaaatatttaagaaattaagatatgtaagctataaaaaaaaaaaaaaaaagttatgatcaaagcattattttcacatcaaataaaaaaaattgccattTGCAAGTTTGAGAAAAGATTCTCAAGATGAGCAATAAAGCATACTGTATATAATATATGTagcattaaatattaatgaaaatacaataataaccATGTAGGACCATCATATGAATCCAAACCCTCCTTCCTATCTTCCATTATATACACTATACTATAGTACATCAAAACAGTACATCTACACCCTCCAAATTTACAGGcaaattaaagagaaagaaagaaagaaaaatagagagagacaGAAACACGATGGAAAGTGATAGCACAAATGATCTATACAAAGAATGCCTAAGAAACCATGCAGCCAGTCTTGGGAGCTATGCCACAGATGGATGTGGTGAGTTCACCCTTGATGACACCTCACTTTCCACCCTCCAATGTGCAGCCTGTGGTTGCCACCGCAACTTCCACCGCAAAGTATCATACAGCAACAGAAGGGATCACATTATGCACTCACCATCTTCAGAGACAGTAGTGATGGAAATGAGAGACTATGCAGAAGGGAATAATGAGAGGAATTTCAGGCCTCCAGTGATGGTGGTGGAGTCAGGTGAAAGGAGTGGAAAGAAGAGGCTTAGGACAAAGTTTACAGCTGAACAGAAGGAGAAGATGATGGAGTTTGCTGAGAAGTTGGGGTGGAAGTTGCAAAggaaagatgaagaagatgaagtagAGAGGTTTTGTGAAGGAATTGGGGTTAGCAGACAGGTTTTTAAAGTTTGGATGCATAATCATAAGaattcttcttctactacttctgCTTCTCCTGGCAATGCATCTTCTCTTACCACCCAGtaagagagagggggagaggaCAGGGGTTTTTTTCTTGggtcattttcttttcctatctTTATTCATGTTTGGTTGTAATTTATCCTTGCTTCAATCTCCTCTAGATAAAAGACCTTATCTTATCCcctctcctttctttctttctttttttcattttaatcttattataaatatgaaaaaaaaaaatgccatgaAATTCCAGAAAAAAATCGCT
The genomic region above belongs to Populus alba chromosome 12, ASM523922v2, whole genome shotgun sequence and contains:
- the LOC118044325 gene encoding zinc-finger homeodomain protein 2: MESDSTNDLYKECLRNHAASLGSYATDGCGEFTLDDTSLSTLQCAACGCHRNFHRKVSYSNRRDHIMHSPSSETVVMEMRDYAEGNNERNFRPPVMVVESGERSGKKRLRTKFTAEQKEKMMEFAEKLGWKLQRKDEEDEVERFCEGIGVSRQVFKVWMHNHKNSSSTTSASPGNASSLTTQ